The Bos indicus x Bos taurus breed Angus x Brahman F1 hybrid chromosome 15, Bos_hybrid_MaternalHap_v2.0, whole genome shotgun sequence genome includes a window with the following:
- the LOC113904953 gene encoding olfactory receptor 51A4-like: MSIINISHAEITTFILVGMPGLEYAHIWISIPMCSMYLIALLGNCTIRFIIKTEPSLHEPVYYFLSMLTLSDTGLSFSSLPTMLRIFLFKASEISANAYFAQQFFIHGFTALESSVLLIMSFYCVLAIHNPLRYSSLLTTLRVAQIGIVCFFKSFFLVLPFPFTLRMLKYCEKCQLSHSYCLHQDVVKLACSDNQIDVIYGFFGALCLMVDFMLIAVSYILILKTVLGIASQKEQLKALNTCVSHVCAVIIFYLPIINLAIVHPFVQHVSPLFNDLMTNVLLLVPPLMNPIVYCVKTRQIRVKVVAKLCQKQIY; this comes from the coding sequence ATGTCCATTATCAACATATCACACGCTGAAATCACCACCTTCATCTTGGTTGGGATGCCGGGGCTAGAATATGCACACATCTGGATCTCTATTCCAATGTGCAGCATGTATCTTATTGCTCTTCTGGGAAACTGCACCATCCGTTTCATCATTAAGACAGAACCATCCTTGCATGAGCCTGTGTACTATTTCCTTTCCATGTTGACTTTGTCTGACACGGGCCTatccttttcctctcttcccactATGTTGAGGATCTTCTTATTTAAAGCTTCTGAAATCTCTGCAAATGCCTACTTTGCTCAGCAATTCTTCATCCATGGATTCACAGCACTGGAATCCTCAGTGCTCCTGATCATGTCGTTCTATTGCGTCCTAGCCATCCACAACCCTCTGAGATACAGCTCCCTTCTTACAACTCTCAGAGTTGCCCAAATTGGAATTGTATGCTTTTTCAAGAGCTTCTTCCTGgttcttccctttcccttcacTTTGAGAAtgttgaaatattgtgagaaatgCCAACTATCACATTCCTACTGTCTCCACCAGGATGTCGTGAAGCTGGCCTGCTCTGACAACCAGATTGATGTCATTTATGGCTTTTTTGGAGCACTCTGCCTTATGGTAGACTTTATGCTCATTGCTGTGTCTTACATCCTAATCCTCAAGACTGTGCTTGGAATTGCATCCCAAAAGGAACAGCTCAAGGCCCTCAATACTTGTGTTTCACACGTCTGTGCAGTGATCATCTTCTATCTGCCCATCATCAACCTTGCCATTGTTCATCCTTTTGTCCAGCATGTCTCTCCCCTCTTCAATGATCTTATGACAAATGTTCTTTTACTTGTGCCTCCACTGATGAATCCCATTGTGTACTGTGTCAAAACCAGGCAGATTAGAGTAAAAGTTGTAGCAAAATTATGTcagaaacaaatatattaa